The following is a genomic window from Apodemus sylvaticus chromosome 10, mApoSyl1.1, whole genome shotgun sequence.
TTCTTATCCGCGACAGCTCGGACCAGCGCCACTTCTTCACGCTGAGCGTCAAGACCCAGTCGGGGACCAAGAACCTACGCATCCAGTGCGAGGGGGGCAGCTTTTCGCTGCAGAGTGACCCCCGGAGCACGCAGCCAGTGCCCCGCTTCGACTGTGTACTCAAGCTGGTACACCACTACATGCCGCCCCCAGggaccccttccttctctttgccACCTACGGAACCTTCCTCTGAGGTTCCGGAGCAGCCACCTGCCCAGGCACTCCCCGGGAGTACCCCCAAGAGAGCTTACTACATCTATTCTGGGGGCGAGAAGATACCGCTGGTACTGAGCCGACCTCTCTCCTCCAATGTGGCCACCC
Proteins encoded in this region:
- the Socs3 gene encoding suppressor of cytokine signaling 3, whose product is MVTHSKFPAAGMSRPLDTSLRLKTFSSKSEYQLVVNAVRKLQESGFYWSAVTGGEANLLLSAEPAGTFLIRDSSDQRHFFTLSVKTQSGTKNLRIQCEGGSFSLQSDPRSTQPVPRFDCVLKLVHHYMPPPGTPSFSLPPTEPSSEVPEQPPAQALPGSTPKRAYYIYSGGEKIPLVLSRPLSSNVATLQHLCRKTVNGHLDSYEKVTQLPGPIREFLDQYDAPL